One stretch of Rhizobium rhizoryzae DNA includes these proteins:
- a CDS encoding tRNA (cytidine(34)-2'-O)-methyltransferase, with product MTTALRIALYQPDIPGNTGTILRLAACMGIGVDIIEPAGFVLSDKNLKRAGMDYLASVTMTRHVNWQRFDAWRLSEGRRLVLASTKAAERYTDFVYAENDILLFGRESAGVPDDVHNTADARIIIPMVEGQRSINVAMSAAMITGEALRQIAWR from the coding sequence ATGACCACAGCCCTGCGTATCGCGCTCTATCAGCCGGATATTCCCGGCAACACCGGCACCATTCTCCGCCTCGCAGCCTGCATGGGCATCGGCGTCGACATCATCGAGCCCGCCGGCTTCGTGCTGTCAGACAAGAACCTGAAAAGAGCCGGCATGGATTATCTTGCAAGCGTCACCATGACGCGTCACGTCAACTGGCAGCGGTTCGACGCGTGGCGGCTGAGCGAAGGCCGCAGGCTTGTGCTGGCATCGACAAAGGCTGCCGAGCGCTACACCGATTTTGTATATGCTGAAAACGACATACTGCTCTTCGGCAGGGAAAGCGCGGGCGTGCCGGATGATGTTCACAATACGGCGGATGCGAGAATCATCATACCCATGGTCGAAGGACAGCGTTCCATCAATGTGGCCATGTCCGCAGCAATGATTACCGGCGAGGCTCTGCGGCAAATCGCCTGGCGGTGA
- a CDS encoding ABC transporter ATP-binding protein: protein MFSWFEKRVNPYPAGDPALPPKGLLAFCWYYTKPVWPWLMLLGICSMGIAVLEVFLYQFLGNIVDWLSNADRATFLANEGWRLAGMAALLLLALPAFGIVHTLTMHQVLAGNFPMIARWQMHRFLLRHSMTFFANEFAGRVSTKVMQTALAVREGTIKIIDVFVYAISFFVSMLALVATVDWRLGVPLVVWIIIYGLILRFFIPRLRKSSSEQADARSMMTGRIVDSYTNIATVKLFSHAGREETYAREGMDEFLGTVHRQMRQISLLNMAVDVNNAIVQFSVAALGIWFWLQGNVSVGAIAVAIGLSMRINGMSQWIMWEVAALFESIGTIYDGMGMMTKPHDIVDKPAAKALTVPKGEIVYDGVRFHYGKKKGVIEDFSLTIRAGEKVGLVGRSGAGKTTLMNLLLRFYDVEKGQILIDGQTISHVAQDSLRANIGVVTQDTSLLHRSIRDNIAYGRPEATDEDVIEAAKRANAWEFIQTLADQQGRTGLSAHVGERGVKLSGGQRQRIAIARVFLKDAPILILDEATSALDSEVEAAIQESLFELIEDKTVIAIAHRLSTLTQMDRLIVLDQGRIIEQGTHAELVSHGGVYADLWNRQSGGFLSDEDSEEETEAAE from the coding sequence ATGTTTTCCTGGTTCGAAAAACGTGTGAACCCTTATCCGGCGGGTGATCCCGCATTGCCCCCGAAGGGCCTGCTGGCGTTTTGCTGGTATTACACCAAGCCTGTCTGGCCCTGGCTTATGCTGCTTGGGATCTGCTCCATGGGCATAGCGGTACTGGAAGTGTTTCTCTACCAGTTCCTCGGCAATATCGTGGACTGGCTGAGCAATGCCGACCGCGCGACATTTCTGGCTAATGAAGGCTGGCGTCTGGCTGGCATGGCGGCGCTTCTGCTGCTGGCTTTGCCTGCCTTTGGCATCGTGCATACGCTGACCATGCACCAGGTGCTGGCTGGCAACTTCCCCATGATTGCCCGCTGGCAGATGCACCGCTTCCTGCTGCGTCACTCCATGACCTTCTTTGCCAACGAATTTGCCGGTCGCGTGTCCACCAAGGTCATGCAGACGGCGCTTGCCGTGCGCGAGGGCACGATCAAGATCATCGACGTCTTCGTCTACGCCATCAGTTTCTTCGTCTCCATGCTTGCCCTGGTCGCGACAGTGGACTGGCGGCTGGGCGTGCCGCTGGTGGTGTGGATCATCATCTACGGCCTCATTCTGCGCTTCTTCATCCCGCGTCTGCGCAAAAGCTCCAGCGAACAGGCTGATGCGCGCTCCATGATGACGGGCCGGATCGTGGACAGCTATACCAACATCGCAACGGTGAAGCTCTTCTCCCATGCAGGGCGCGAGGAAACCTATGCCCGCGAAGGCATGGACGAATTCCTTGGTACGGTTCACCGCCAGATGCGGCAGATTTCCCTGCTCAACATGGCGGTCGACGTGAACAATGCCATCGTTCAGTTCTCGGTGGCCGCGCTTGGCATCTGGTTCTGGCTTCAGGGCAATGTCTCGGTGGGCGCGATTGCTGTCGCCATTGGTCTGTCCATGCGTATCAACGGCATGTCGCAGTGGATCATGTGGGAAGTGGCCGCGCTCTTCGAAAGCATTGGCACGATCTACGACGGCATGGGCATGATGACGAAGCCGCATGACATCGTCGACAAGCCTGCGGCCAAGGCGCTCACTGTGCCGAAGGGTGAGATCGTCTACGATGGCGTTCGTTTCCACTACGGGAAGAAGAAGGGCGTGATCGAAGACTTCTCGCTGACCATTCGTGCAGGCGAGAAGGTCGGCCTTGTTGGTCGCTCCGGTGCCGGCAAGACGACGCTGATGAACCTGCTGTTGCGGTTCTACGATGTCGAGAAGGGGCAGATCCTGATCGATGGACAGACTATCTCGCATGTCGCGCAGGACAGTCTGCGTGCAAACATCGGCGTGGTGACGCAGGACACGTCTTTGCTGCATCGATCGATCCGCGACAACATTGCCTATGGTCGTCCCGAGGCAACCGATGAGGACGTTATCGAGGCCGCAAAGCGGGCCAATGCCTGGGAATTCATCCAGACGCTCGCCGACCAGCAGGGCAGGACGGGCTTGAGCGCCCATGTGGGCGAGCGAGGTGTCAAGCTCTCCGGTGGCCAACGCCAGCGTATCGCGATTGCGCGCGTGTTCCTCAAGGATGCGCCCATTCTCATTCTGGACGAGGCGACTTCTGCGCTGGATTCAGAGGTGGAAGCCGCCATTCAGGAAAGCCTGTTCGAGTTGATCGAGGACAAGACCGTCATCGCCATTGCGCATCGGCTGTCCACGCTGACGCAGATGGATCGCCTGATCGTACTCGATCAGGGCCGCATCATCGAGCAGGGAACGCATGCGGAACTGGTCAGCCATGGTGGCGTCTATGCCGATCTGTGGAACCGGCAGTCCGGCGGTTTCCTGAGTGACGAGGACAGCGAGGAAGAGACTGAGGCGGCCGAATAG
- a CDS encoding iron ABC transporter substrate-binding protein — MKSVSRLSTLFAIALAGTGFAGIVHAADGEGIVVYNAQHESLGREWIEAFTKATGIKVTMRQGGDMQFANQLIQEGAASPADVFLTENSPAMTLVDGAGLFAPVDSATLAQVPEQFRPANGNWTGIAGRSTVFAYDKTKLTEDKLPKSMLDLADPAWKGRWGASPAGADFQAIVGALLATKGEQATGQWLKAMKENSVAYKGNSVAMKAVNAHEVEGAVIYHYYWFGDQAKTGENSKNVGLHYFRNQDPGAFLSVSGGGVLKSSKHQKEAQEFLKFVTGQGGQDILKNGTSFEYAINGDANAKLVPIKDLQAPKVDASKLDSKKVVELMTAAGIL, encoded by the coding sequence ATGAAGTCAGTCAGCCGCTTGTCCACGCTGTTTGCCATTGCGCTTGCAGGCACCGGTTTCGCAGGCATCGTCCATGCAGCGGATGGCGAAGGCATCGTCGTCTACAATGCCCAGCATGAGAGTCTCGGTCGCGAGTGGATCGAAGCTTTCACCAAGGCAACCGGCATCAAGGTAACCATGCGCCAGGGCGGCGACATGCAGTTTGCCAACCAGTTGATCCAGGAAGGGGCGGCGTCTCCTGCGGATGTGTTCCTGACCGAGAATTCTCCCGCCATGACGCTGGTCGATGGGGCCGGTCTCTTCGCGCCGGTGGATTCTGCCACGCTCGCCCAGGTTCCGGAACAGTTCCGTCCTGCCAATGGTAATTGGACGGGTATTGCCGGCCGCTCCACGGTCTTTGCCTATGACAAGACGAAGCTGACGGAAGACAAGCTGCCGAAGTCCATGCTGGATCTCGCCGACCCGGCGTGGAAGGGTCGCTGGGGTGCATCTCCTGCCGGGGCCGATTTCCAGGCGATCGTCGGTGCTCTTCTCGCCACGAAGGGCGAGCAGGCAACCGGGCAGTGGCTGAAGGCGATGAAGGAAAATTCCGTTGCCTACAAGGGCAACAGTGTTGCCATGAAGGCCGTCAACGCGCATGAAGTCGAAGGTGCAGTGATCTATCACTATTACTGGTTCGGTGATCAGGCCAAGACCGGCGAGAACAGCAAGAATGTCGGCCTGCACTACTTCCGCAACCAGGATCCGGGCGCGTTCCTGAGCGTTTCCGGTGGTGGTGTTCTGAAATCCAGCAAGCATCAGAAGGAAGCGCAGGAATTCCTGAAGTTCGTGACCGGCCAGGGTGGACAGGACATTCTGAAGAACGGCACCTCCTTCGAATATGCCATCAACGGCGATGCCAATGCCAAGCTGGTGCCGATCAAGGATCTGCAGGCACCCAAGGTGGACGCCTCCAAGCTGGACAGCAAGAAGGTTGTCGAACTCATGACGGCGGCGGGTATTCTCTGA